Below is a window of Anaeromyxobacter diazotrophicus DNA.
GCTGGCGCCCGGCGCGAGCCCGACCAGCGCGGTGCGGTAGGAGCGGTGGCCGGCGCGGAGCGAGACCGGGACCGCCCGCCACCCCTCCGCGGCCGTCACCCCGGGCAGCGCGCGCAGCTCCCGCAGCGCGTCCGCCGAGCGGACCACCTGCGTGAAGCCCACGGTCACGTCCTCGCGCGCCGCGACGTCGAACTGCTGGGTGACGAGGAGGTGGGTCGCGTCCCGCATGAACGAGGCCACCACCATCACGCCCACCGCGGTCGCCATCCCCGCGCAGGAGAGCGCCGTCCGGAGCGGCCGCCGGCCGAGGTCGCGCAGCACCATCCGCCCGGCCGGCGAGAGGTGGCGCCCGAGGCCGAGCCGCTCGAGCGCGCTCGGCCGGTAGGTGGGGGGCGCCTCCGGGCGCATCGCCGCGGCGGGCGGGAGCCGGGCGGCCCTGCGGATGGCCCCGGCCGCCCCGGCCAGCGCCGCCGCGAGCGCGAGCGCGGTGGCGAGGGCGACGACGTCGAGGTCGAGGGTGTAGCGGAGCGCCGGGAAGCGGTAGTAGCGGGCGTAGACCCGGGCCAGGCCCGCGCCCATGAGGAAGCCGCCGGCGCTCCCGGCGGCCGCGCCCGGCAGCACCGTGAGCAGCGGGAAGCCGGCGTAGTGGAGCGCCAGGCGGAGGTCCCCGTAGCCGAGCGCCTTGAGCGTGCCGAGGTGCGTCCGCTGCAGGGCGACCAGGCGCGACAGCGCCACCCCCACCAGGAACGCCGCGACGCCGAGGAAGATGGCGGGGATGAGCGTCGCCAGGGCGCGCAGCTGGGCGATCTCGTCGCTCACGTAGCGGTGGGACGGGTGGCGGGCGCGCTCGTAGGCTCCCTGCCCGCCCCAGGGCGCGAGGAGCCGGTCGAGCCCCGCGAGGACGGGCCCGGACGGCGCGCCCGGCGCGAGGCGGACGGCGATCGAGCTGAAGGCGTCCTTCAGGTCGAGCGCGGTCGCGAGCGGGGTCCGGGCCATCCACAGGACGCCGAAGTGACGGTCGTCGGGGACGAACGCGCCGGGCGCGAGGACGAAGAGGTGCTCCGGCGACAGCGCGACGCCGACCACGGTGAGCGCCTGCCGGCGGCCGTTGATGACGGCGACGAGGCGGGCCCCCTGCGCGAGGTGGTTCGCCTGGGCGAAGCTCTCGCTCACCAGGACCTCGCCGGCGCGGTCCGGGGCGAGGGAGCGCCCGCTGCGCAGGTGCAGCCGCGAGAGCCGCGGCGCGCCGTCGTCGGGGAGGGAGGTGAGGAGCGCGCTCGCGGGCTCGCCGAGCCCGGGGACCTCCAGCGTGACCTGCGCCCCGACGCGCGTCTCCACCTCGGCCACGCCCGGGAGGAGGGCGGCACGCCGCGCCACCGGCTCGGGCGCCCGGCGGCACTCGGCGAAGACGTGCGGGAACGCGTAGCCCGCGTAGTAGGCCGCCTGCGCCCGCTCCAGGGCGCGCCAGGTCCCCATCGCCCCGACGAAGGTGGCGACGGCGCAGGCGACGAGCAGGGCGATCGCCAGCAGCTGGCCGCGCGCGCCCCACAGCTCGCGCAGCAGCTTGCGCCGGAGCGCCTTCACCAGGCGATCTCCCGCGGGGAGCGGCGCGAGGCGTTCCGCGACTCCCGGGCCACGCGCCCGTCGGCCATCCGGACCACGCGGTCGGCGCACTCCGCGATGGCCGCGTTGTGGGTGATGACGAGCACGATGGTGCCGAGCTCCCGGTTCACGCGCTCGAGCACCTCCAGCACCGCCCGCCCGGTGGCCGCGTCCAGCGCGCCGGTGGGCTCGTCGCAGAGGAGGACGTCCGGGCGCTTCGCCACCGCCCGCGCGATGGCGACGCGCTGCTGCTCGCCCCCCGAGAGCTGGGAGGGGAAGTGGTCGAGGCGGTGCGAGAGCCCCACCCGGTCGAGCGCGTCCTCGGGCGCGAGCGGGCGCGGCGCGATCTCGGAGGCGAGCGCGACGTTCTCGCGCGCGGTGAGGCTGGGGATGAGGTTGTAGAACTGGAAGACGAACCCGACGTGGTCGCGGCGGTAGGCGGTCAGGCGCCGCTCGTCCGGCGCCGCCAGGTCGTGGTCCCGGTAGCGGACGAGCCCCGAGGTGGGGACGTCCAGGCCGCCGAGGACGTTGAGCAGGGTCGACTTGCCCGACCCGGACGGCCCCAGGATGACCACGTACTCGCCGTCCCAGACGCGCAGGTCCACCCCCTGCAGCGCCGGGACCTCGACCTCGCCCATGCGGTAGGTCTTCGTGAGCGCGCGCGCCTCGAAGGCGGGCCGCCCCACCTCGCGCGACATGACCGCCCGATGATGGGCGCTCGGGCCGCGGCTGTGCGCCGGCGTGAGGGGGTGCCCCGAGCGGGCGGCCGGGCCGGACGCCCGTCCGGTCCTCCGGTCACTCCGGGGACAGCAGGTAGCAGCTCGCCTCCTGCCGGACGCAGCTCGCGTCGAGCCACAGCGTCCGCGCGTCGCCGGGGAGCGGGAAGTCGATCACGCGCACCACCTCCGCCAGCCGCGCGTCGTCGGGGAGGAGCTCGGGGAGGCGGTTCGGCGCGGCGAGGAGGCGCTCGCGCTCGAAGGCGTGCCCGACGTAGGTCGGGTACACCGCCAGGTAGAGGATGTTCTCCTCGACGAGGTCGTTGAAGAAGTGCGAGCCGAGCGAGACGTCGGGGATGACCTGCCCGAGCTGCATCACCTCGCACACCGCCGAGGCGCGCTGGATCTCGGCGAGCGACACCGGCACGCCGAGCGAGGGGGTGGTGGTGCCCCAGCGCCCCGGCCCGACGAGCAGCAGCCGCAGCTCGCCGGCGGGCGCGAGGCGCGTGGCCCGGCCCACGACCCGGCCCACCTCGTGGCGCTCCTGGGTCGCCAGCGCGGCGTAGGCCTCGGGGTCGACGAACACGACGCGGTCGACCGGGGTGTGCGTGCTCTGCCCCACGACCGGGCCGCGGCTCTGGAGGAGGAGCGCGCCGGGCGCGAGCTGCCGCGGCATCGGGGCGGCGCCGCCGCCCTCGCGCACCTGGAGCGGCCGGCACTGCACCACGTTGAGCCGGAGCTGGC
It encodes the following:
- a CDS encoding ABC transporter permease; the protein is MKALRRKLLRELWGARGQLLAIALLVACAVATFVGAMGTWRALERAQAAYYAGYAFPHVFAECRRAPEPVARRAALLPGVAEVETRVGAQVTLEVPGLGEPASALLTSLPDDGAPRLSRLHLRSGRSLAPDRAGEVLVSESFAQANHLAQGARLVAVINGRRQALTVVGVALSPEHLFVLAPGAFVPDDRHFGVLWMARTPLATALDLKDAFSSIAVRLAPGAPSGPVLAGLDRLLAPWGGQGAYERARHPSHRYVSDEIAQLRALATLIPAIFLGVAAFLVGVALSRLVALQRTHLGTLKALGYGDLRLALHYAGFPLLTVLPGAAAGSAGGFLMGAGLARVYARYYRFPALRYTLDLDVVALATALALAAALAGAAGAIRRAARLPPAAAMRPEAPPTYRPSALERLGLGRHLSPAGRMVLRDLGRRPLRTALSCAGMATAVGVMVVASFMRDATHLLVTQQFDVAAREDVTVGFTQVVRSADALRELRALPGVTAAEGWRAVPVSLRAGHRSYRTALVGLAPGASLHRVVDGGGRAVPVPPRGLLLSLRLAETLGVAPGDALRVELLEGTRAAADLPVAATVDDLLGVQATLAAPALARLAGDGELVTGAWLAIDPARQDALLARLRAAPRVASVALRGPTLASLAKMIDDSLLWFTTLLGFFAVVIAAGVVYNAARVALAERERELATLRVVGFTVGETWRVVAGAVGAQLLLAVPLGWLVGAGFVGLTARATASELMRLPALVTRGNCAAAALVVLAAAGAVALHARRWLARLDLVAVLKAKE
- a CDS encoding ABC transporter ATP-binding protein, producing MSREVGRPAFEARALTKTYRMGEVEVPALQGVDLRVWDGEYVVILGPSGSGKSTLLNVLGGLDVPTSGLVRYRDHDLAAPDERRLTAYRRDHVGFVFQFYNLIPSLTARENVALASEIAPRPLAPEDALDRVGLSHRLDHFPSQLSGGEQQRVAIARAVAKRPDVLLCDEPTGALDAATGRAVLEVLERVNRELGTIVLVITHNAAIAECADRVVRMADGRVARESRNASRRSPREIAW